From a single Fusobacterium ulcerans ATCC 49185 genomic region:
- a CDS encoding N-acetylmannosamine-6-phosphate 2-epimerase, which translates to MNDKNKKIIEDIKNGLILSCQVKKTDPLYLPEIIEKLVACGEWGDACGYRIDTPENIARIRKVTNKPIIGLWKINIDTEDVFITPSMKEVDEIVKAGADIVAVDATNRINSYGRKAYELISEIKEKYPDLLILADIRNAQEAKEALKMGAHMVAPTLYRFNDNPKFTDSPDFEELARIVEACEGLGLVIMEGKIASPEEAVQSLYLGAHAVVIGSAITRPHLTTLRFTSVMNKYKRKIPLKY; encoded by the coding sequence ATGAATGATAAGAACAAGAAAATAATAGAAGATATAAAAAATGGTTTGATACTATCATGCCAAGTAAAAAAAACAGATCCTCTTTATCTTCCTGAGATAATAGAAAAACTAGTGGCATGTGGTGAATGGGGAGATGCCTGTGGATATAGAATAGATACCCCTGAAAACATAGCTAGAATAAGAAAAGTTACTAATAAACCTATAATAGGTTTATGGAAGATAAATATTGATACAGAAGATGTTTTTATCACTCCAAGCATGAAAGAGGTAGATGAAATAGTAAAAGCTGGAGCTGATATTGTAGCAGTTGATGCTACAAACAGAATAAATAGTTATGGCAGAAAAGCTTATGAACTTATTTCAGAAATAAAAGAAAAATATCCAGATTTATTAATACTTGCTGATATTAGAAATGCTCAAGAGGCAAAAGAAGCTTTAAAAATGGGAGCACATATGGTTGCTCCCACACTATATAGATTTAATGATAATCCAAAATTTACAGATTCTCCTGATTTTGAAGAGTTAGCAAGAATTGTAGAAGCTTGTGAAGGATTGGGACTTGTAATTATGGAAGGAAAAATAGCTTCTCCTGAAGAGGCTGTTCAGAGTCTTTATCTTGGAGCTCATGCTGTTGTAATTGGAAGTGCAATCACAAGACCTCATCTGACAACATTGAGATTTACAAGTGTTATGAATAAGTATAAAAGAAAAATTCCATTAAAATATTAG
- a CDS encoding N-6 DNA methylase: MTSNEVVQKLWNLCNVLRDDGITYHEYVTELTYILFLKMSSELENEEKIGIPLKYRWKELAKLEGIELKNNYQKCLLDLGQIDGKLGIIYRNAQTKIEEPANLKKIFNEINKIDWYSVDKEDLGDLYEGLLEKNASEKKSGAGQYFTPRVLIDSIVRIIKPELGERICDPAAGTFGFIIEADKYLRGKYDDYFGTKERPVTDEEREFQAREAFSACELVPDTHRLGIMNALLHGINGNFIQGDSLSETGKQLRNFDLILSNPPFGTKKGGERVTRDDLVHETSNKQLNFLQIIYRSLKTTGKARAAVIIPDNVLFEGGVGKDIRIDLLNKCNLHTVLRLPTGIFYAQGVKTNVLFFERGRTDVNNTKEIWYYDLRTNMPNFGKNTPLTRSHFEEFEKTFDSVEEKEKLERWNLITLEDIVKKDYSLDLGLIRDDSMIDSDDLPDPIESAQESIDKLEEAIDLLKSVIKELNLCEVENNG, translated from the coding sequence ATGACAAGTAACGAAGTAGTACAAAAATTATGGAACTTATGTAATGTTTTAAGGGATGATGGAATTACATATCATGAATATGTAACTGAATTAACATATATATTGTTTTTGAAGATGTCTTCAGAACTAGAAAATGAAGAAAAAATAGGGATTCCATTAAAGTATAGATGGAAAGAATTGGCAAAGTTAGAGGGAATAGAATTAAAAAATAATTATCAAAAATGTTTATTAGATTTGGGACAAATTGATGGGAAGCTTGGAATTATCTACAGAAATGCTCAAACGAAAATTGAGGAACCAGCAAATTTAAAAAAGATTTTTAATGAAATTAATAAAATTGATTGGTATTCTGTAGATAAAGAAGATTTAGGAGATCTATATGAAGGACTTTTAGAGAAAAATGCTTCTGAAAAAAAATCAGGAGCAGGGCAATATTTTACTCCTAGAGTTCTTATTGATTCAATTGTTAGAATTATAAAACCAGAATTAGGGGAAAGAATATGCGACCCAGCAGCAGGAACATTTGGGTTTATAATAGAAGCAGATAAATATTTGAGAGGAAAATATGATGACTATTTTGGTACTAAAGAAAGACCAGTAACAGATGAAGAGAGAGAATTTCAAGCAAGGGAAGCTTTTTCTGCCTGTGAACTTGTGCCAGATACACATAGATTAGGAATAATGAATGCATTGCTTCATGGAATAAATGGAAACTTTATCCAAGGAGATTCTTTGTCTGAAACAGGTAAACAGCTTAGAAACTTTGATCTTATCCTTTCAAATCCACCATTTGGAACTAAAAAAGGTGGAGAAAGAGTAACAAGAGATGACTTGGTTCATGAAACTTCAAATAAACAGTTAAACTTTTTACAGATTATTTATAGATCTCTGAAAACAACAGGAAAAGCTAGAGCAGCTGTAATTATTCCTGATAATGTATTGTTTGAAGGTGGAGTTGGAAAAGATATAAGAATAGATTTATTAAATAAGTGTAATCTTCATACTGTATTAAGATTACCAACTGGAATATTTTATGCTCAGGGAGTAAAAACAAATGTATTATTTTTTGAAAGAGGAAGAACTGATGTAAATAATACAAAAGAAATCTGGTACTATGATTTAAGAACTAATATGCCAAATTTTGGAAAGAATACTCCTCTTACAAGAAGTCATTTTGAAGAGTTTGAAAAAACATTTGATTCAGTAGAAGAGAAAGAAAAATTAGAGAGATGGAATTTAATAACTCTTGAAGATATTGTAAAAAAAGATTATTCATTGGATTTAGGTCTAATAAGAGATGACTCAATGATTGATTCTGATGATCTGCCTGATCCTATTGAAAGTGCTCAAGAATCTATAGATAAATTAGAAGAAGCAATAGATTTGCTTAAGAGTGTGATAAAGGAGTTAAATCTTTGTGAGGTGGAAAACAATGGCTAA
- a CDS encoding DUF3604 domain-containing protein codes for MNKYKILWSDMHSNLHHESIDELPSWFEQVKDIFDFWPFAYYPYYMRKDECGLGVEDIYPIDKVQADWEYVREFTEKVNKEGFPMFMGYEWQGAGKDGDHNVFFLKNDQNPYFPLRYSELEKNFREADCIAIPHHLAYELGHRGKNWETHNDKFSPFAEIYSSHGSSENDESQFTMDRHIHMGPRTGVTAVEKGWEKGHQFGVIASGDNHSVPGVYGFGYIAVLAEDNTKESIWDAFINKRVYGVSKDRIKVDFLIDDTVMGGSVSPKKDSKLVLNVEASNAIDRIEIIEDNITTEMIPHTSTWEKESLGKNVQFKFKAEFGWGPDRRIFPDIKSRNWSGSLSTEGKILSIEKCWSNFGQRLYDVTDSSCKFDLTSYKTTATGKWMGPSAVTTEGFIFEISAPIDSFIVLTVDGKEYKFEVKELFESSRLIPLLEEAEELLKENFNFTEYYRTDPWWHNAYKIKISKAVPVSGYTRRIERTIDTTNVSNVRVRIWQKDGGAAWSSPIFVK; via the coding sequence ATGAACAAATATAAAATATTATGGAGTGATATGCATAGTAATCTACATCATGAAAGCATAGATGAACTGCCTTCATGGTTTGAACAGGTAAAAGATATTTTTGATTTTTGGCCGTTTGCATATTATCCATATTATATGAGAAAAGATGAGTGTGGACTGGGAGTAGAGGATATCTACCCTATAGATAAAGTACAGGCTGACTGGGAATATGTAAGAGAATTTACTGAGAAAGTTAATAAAGAAGGATTTCCTATGTTCATGGGGTATGAATGGCAGGGAGCAGGAAAAGATGGAGATCATAATGTTTTCTTTTTAAAAAATGATCAAAATCCATATTTTCCTCTTAGATATTCAGAGCTTGAAAAAAACTTTAGAGAGGCTGATTGTATAGCTATTCCTCATCATTTGGCTTATGAACTTGGTCATAGAGGAAAAAACTGGGAAACACATAATGATAAATTTTCACCATTTGCAGAAATTTATTCATCACATGGTTCTAGTGAAAATGACGAAAGTCAATTTACAATGGACAGACATATTCATATGGGACCTAGAACAGGAGTGACAGCTGTAGAAAAGGGATGGGAGAAAGGACATCAATTTGGAGTTATAGCTTCAGGAGATAATCATTCTGTTCCTGGAGTTTATGGATTTGGGTATATTGCTGTATTGGCTGAGGATAATACAAAAGAAAGTATCTGGGATGCCTTTATAAATAAAAGAGTCTATGGAGTAAGCAAAGATAGAATAAAAGTAGATTTTTTAATAGATGATACTGTTATGGGGGGGAGTGTATCTCCGAAAAAAGATTCTAAACTTGTACTGAATGTAGAAGCTTCAAATGCAATAGATAGAATAGAAATTATAGAAGACAACATAACGACTGAAATGATTCCCCATACTTCAACATGGGAAAAGGAATCTCTTGGAAAAAATGTTCAATTTAAATTTAAAGCAGAATTTGGATGGGGACCAGACAGAAGAATATTTCCTGATATAAAATCAAGAAACTGGAGTGGATCACTTTCAACAGAAGGAAAAATTTTATCTATTGAGAAATGCTGGAGCAATTTTGGGCAACGTCTATATGATGTTACAGACAGCAGCTGTAAGTTTGATTTAACTTCATATAAAACAACAGCTACAGGAAAATGGATGGGGCCTAGTGCTGTAACTACAGAAGGATTTATATTTGAAATATCAGCTCCTATTGATAGTTTTATTGTTCTTACAGTTGATGGAAAAGAATATAAGTTTGAGGTAAAAGAATTGTTTGAATCTTCCAGATTGATACCATTATTGGAAGAAGCAGAAGAACTTTTAAAAGAAAACTTTAACTTTACTGAGTACTATAGAACTGATCCTTGGTGGCACAATGCATATAAGATAAAAATTTCTAAAGCTGTTCCTGTTTCAGGATATACAAGAAGAATAGAAAGAACTATAGATACTACTAATGTTTCAAATGTTAGAGTAAGAATATGGCAGAAAGATGGTGGAGCTGCATGGAGTTCACCTATATTTGTAAAATAA
- a CDS encoding restriction endonuclease subunit S, with amino-acid sequence MAKNKELTLEEKLREALIPKEELPYEIPESWEWVKLGNVSEINPKKKVLNIDENEKISFLPMKSISDVTGRILNIEYESYSKLKKGYTQFLENDILFAKITPCMENGKCAIAKNLKNGIGYGTTEFHVLRTTYALNNKFLYNFLRQERFRQEAKYNMTGSVGFRRVPVEFLKRYIFPLPPLEEQKRIVEKLDSMFEKINKAKELIQEVKENIENRKESILNKAFRGELTAEWRKNNQTEDAIELLKSINEEKIKNWEQACIEAEKSGKKKPSKPKIEEIENIIISKEEEPYEIPKNWKWVRLENVTSKITDGTHKTPTYIDDGVPFISVKNIKNNKIYFDDIKYISQEEHKELYKRCNPEKGDILITKSGTIGRTAEVKEEFEFSLFVSVALIKNYKNIILSKYLLYNTNDYMNKINIASDIKGGVIKNYHISDIKKQPIPLPPLKEQEEIVRILDEILEKESKIKELIELEEAIELLEKSILDKAFRGELGTQNKEDEPAIELLKKIL; translated from the coding sequence ATGGCTAAAAACAAAGAATTAACTCTTGAAGAAAAGCTCAGAGAAGCTCTCATTCCCAAAGAGGAACTGCCATATGAGATACCTGAGAGCTGGGAGTGGGTAAAGTTAGGAAATGTTAGTGAAATAAATCCTAAGAAAAAAGTATTAAATATTGATGAAAATGAAAAAATATCATTTTTACCAATGAAATCAATTTCAGATGTAACGGGAAGAATATTAAATATTGAGTATGAAAGTTATTCTAAATTAAAAAAAGGATATACACAATTTTTAGAGAATGATATTCTTTTTGCTAAAATAACCCCTTGCATGGAAAATGGAAAATGTGCTATAGCTAAGAATTTAAAAAATGGAATAGGATATGGAACTACAGAATTTCATGTTTTAAGAACAACTTATGCTTTAAATAATAAATTTCTATATAATTTTTTGAGACAAGAAAGGTTTCGGCAAGAGGCAAAATATAATATGACTGGAAGTGTTGGATTTAGGAGAGTTCCAGTAGAATTTTTAAAAAGATATATATTTCCCTTACCTCCTTTAGAAGAACAAAAAAGAATAGTAGAAAAATTAGATTCTATGTTTGAAAAAATAAATAAAGCAAAAGAGCTGATACAAGAGGTAAAAGAAAATATTGAAAATAGGAAAGAATCTATTTTAAATAAGGCATTTAGGGGAGAATTAACTGCTGAATGGAGAAAAAATAATCAAACTGAAGATGCAATAGAACTTTTAAAAAGTATTAATGAAGAGAAAATAAAAAATTGGGAACAAGCATGTATTGAAGCTGAAAAAAGTGGAAAGAAAAAGCCAAGCAAACCTAAAATTGAAGAGATAGAAAATATTATAATTTCTAAAGAAGAAGAACCATATGAGATACCTAAGAATTGGAAATGGGTGAGATTAGAAAATGTAACTTCCAAAATAACAGATGGGACTCATAAAACGCCTACTTATATAGATGATGGAGTTCCCTTTATTTCAGTGAAAAATATAAAAAATAATAAAATATATTTTGATGATATAAAATATATTTCACAAGAAGAGCATAAAGAATTATATAAAAGATGTAATCCAGAGAAGGGAGATATTTTAATAACTAAATCTGGTACAATTGGTAGAACTGCAGAAGTAAAAGAAGAATTTGAATTTAGCCTTTTTGTTAGTGTTGCATTAATAAAAAATTACAAGAATATTATTTTAAGCAAGTATTTATTATATAATACAAATGATTATATGAATAAAATAAATATTGCTAGTGATATAAAAGGAGGAGTAATAAAAAATTATCATATTAGTGATATAAAAAAACAGCCTATTCCTCTTCCTCCATTAAAAGAACAAGAAGAAATTGTAAGAATATTAGATGAAATACTAGAGAAAGAAAGTAAAATAAAAGAGCTTATAGAATTAGAAGAAGCAATTGAATTACTTGAAAAATCTATTTTAGATAAAGCTTTTAGAGGTGAATTAGGAACTCAAAATAAAGAGGATGAACCTGCAATAGAACTTTTGAAAAAAATATTATAA
- a CDS encoding sulfatase produces the protein MNVIYINTHDSGRMLSPYGYDIPTENLKKLAEDSVVFTNAFCAGPTCSPSRAALLTGTFPHQNGMLGLAQRGFSLYNPEKHLANFLKNNGYNTCLCGIQHEYGWYLDLEKNGLHNLGYNEILTTDSKSFKKEELHLWDRNNAVEVVKWLDNYNEEKPFLLSFGMHSTHRPYPVEVAEFIDERYVVPPYPITNNEENRHDHAQYMTTAHYADENIKMIVDALKRNNLYENSIIIFTTDHGLALPFNKCNLTDTGIGVSLIIKVPNADSNGKVVDSLVSQIDVFPTLCELLNLNKPDYLEGKSFAEAFVDNKAVLDEYIFAEVNFHTSYEPVRCVRTKHYKYIKYYDETWNKVNLSNMDESVPKDFLMNNGLKEKVKYREGLFDLYYDPTERNNLVEDSKYKEVLEKLRKVLLEKQVKTDDPILKGALEIKKGYKVNKVECETASSKNKDDYISYN, from the coding sequence ATGAATGTTATATATATAAATACACATGACAGTGGAAGAATGTTGAGCCCTTATGGATATGATATTCCAACTGAAAATCTAAAAAAACTGGCAGAAGACTCTGTGGTCTTTACAAATGCTTTTTGTGCAGGGCCGACTTGTTCTCCAAGCAGAGCTGCTCTTTTAACAGGAACTTTTCCACATCAGAATGGGATGCTTGGGTTAGCTCAAAGAGGATTTTCTCTTTACAATCCTGAAAAACATTTAGCTAATTTTTTAAAGAATAATGGATATAATACTTGTTTATGTGGAATACAGCATGAATATGGATGGTATCTAGATTTAGAAAAAAATGGGCTGCATAATTTGGGATATAATGAAATTCTTACAACGGATTCTAAATCATTTAAAAAAGAAGAGCTTCATTTATGGGATAGAAATAATGCTGTAGAAGTAGTTAAATGGCTTGATAACTATAATGAAGAAAAACCATTTTTATTATCTTTTGGGATGCACAGCACACACAGACCTTACCCAGTAGAAGTAGCTGAGTTTATAGATGAAAGATATGTAGTTCCTCCTTATCCAATTACTAATAATGAAGAAAACAGACATGATCATGCTCAGTATATGACAACAGCTCATTATGCAGATGAAAATATAAAAATGATAGTAGATGCTTTAAAGAGAAATAATCTTTATGAAAATTCTATTATAATTTTTACTACAGATCATGGATTGGCACTTCCATTTAATAAATGCAATCTTACAGATACTGGAATAGGAGTTTCATTGATAATAAAAGTTCCTAATGCAGATTCTAATGGAAAAGTTGTGGATAGTCTGGTTTCACAAATAGATGTATTTCCTACATTGTGTGAACTTCTTAATTTAAATAAACCTGATTATCTGGAAGGAAAGTCTTTTGCAGAAGCTTTTGTTGATAATAAAGCTGTTCTTGATGAATACATATTTGCTGAAGTCAATTTTCATACATCATATGAACCTGTAAGATGTGTAAGAACAAAACATTACAAATATATAAAATACTATGATGAAACTTGGAATAAAGTTAATCTTTCAAATATGGATGAGTCTGTACCAAAAGATTTTCTTATGAATAATGGACTAAAAGAAAAAGTTAAATATAGAGAAGGGCTTTTTGACCTCTATTATGATCCAACAGAAAGAAATAATCTTGTAGAAGACTCTAAATATAAAGAAGTTTTAGAAAAGTTAAGAAAAGTATTGCTTGAAAAACAGGTGAAAACTGATGACCCTATTTTAAAAGGAGCACTTGAAATAAAAAAAGGATATAAAGTAAATAAAGTAGAGTGTGAAACAGCTTCAAGTAAAAATAAAGATGACTATATTTCATATAATTAA
- the hsdR gene encoding type I restriction-modification system endonuclease has product MYTNFQFLKKDWDILAKIGEMAEYTLHKDPNTAIIKIRQLGEYIAKSMLKVERLAEPESGSQLDRIKILKTYDLIPEDIENILQLIRKKGNTAVHDMSGNESEAETLLSLVVKLCSWFNEIYGSDYSFNSELVQYKKPERVDYKEAYEKLLSKVQEEEEKNKFEKLVPEKLSFRTPEERIQLIKNKKSVELTEAETRALIDQQLRDAGWEADTIKFNYKSNKTMPEKGRFMAIAEWPCIKEDGKNGYVDYALFYGNTLYGTLEAKRKKVDIGNALRRESRMYSKGVMILDGIKLCEGAPFLDEYKAPFMFSSNGRAYNKELIDKSGIWFLDGRRQKNSPKALKGFYSPRDLKELLAKDEMLANKILQEEPMEYLKSKSGLGLRNYQIEAVKAVEEALIRGQNKVLLTMATGTGKTRTALAILYRLLKSKKYNRILFVVDRASLGEQAKDTFDNVKVDQQLKISEIYDIKGLKDKKPEDTTKIHVATVQGLMKRVLYSNDDTVTVGQYDCIVIDEAHRGYILDRIPTEEEAVFNDEKEYQSKYRSVVDYFEADKIALTATPAVHTYEIFGEPVYQYSYRQAVLDGHLVDFEPPYRIITKLSSDGIHFEKGAEVKVFDSETQEIKVIKDLEDELDFDVDKFNTKVITEGFNRAVCSALANYINPEGPEKTLIFAATDEHADMLVRILREEFDKLEMYSMNNDMIEKITGSVKDVDKLIKKFKNENYPTIAITVDLLTTGIDVPKICNLVFLRKVKSRILYEQMIGRATRLCEEINKEYFKIYDAVDIYPDLKDYTDMKPVVANPKINLKKLLGDLDKIDGNDKNMEYLLDEVVGRIQRKKNRIKKAGSDHLKVFSNYIRGEEVSDIDEYVDYLKNTPKEKIYETLMKEQKFLLHLDELKIAEKEKVISEHADEIKYIRQDFGKAERPEDYLEGFREYVLNSSDKIEAIKILKKSPQDFKKTDLEEIIKVLDIEGYNKASLNAAYKQVRNEDILADMLTFIKNAIYGSPIVDREKKINDVMIKIKRLKNWSPKQKIILERIESLLRSDGYLTKEDFEAGILKETYGGYSKVDKNLEGMLDEILNVISKEIILN; this is encoded by the coding sequence ATGTATACAAATTTTCAATTTTTAAAAAAAGATTGGGATATTTTAGCTAAAATTGGAGAAATGGCAGAGTACACTCTTCATAAAGACCCTAATACTGCAATTATAAAAATAAGACAATTGGGAGAATATATAGCAAAGTCTATGCTGAAAGTTGAAAGATTAGCTGAACCAGAAAGTGGGAGTCAATTAGATAGAATAAAAATTTTAAAAACTTATGATCTAATTCCAGAGGATATAGAAAATATATTACAGCTTATTAGGAAAAAAGGGAATACAGCTGTGCATGATATGTCTGGAAATGAAAGTGAAGCAGAGACTCTTTTGTCATTAGTAGTAAAACTTTGTAGTTGGTTTAATGAAATTTATGGAAGTGATTACTCTTTCAATTCAGAATTAGTTCAATACAAAAAGCCAGAGAGAGTTGATTATAAAGAAGCTTATGAAAAGCTTTTATCAAAAGTACAAGAAGAAGAGGAAAAGAATAAATTTGAAAAATTAGTACCTGAAAAACTTTCTTTTAGAACACCTGAAGAAAGAATTCAATTGATAAAAAATAAAAAAAGTGTTGAATTAACTGAAGCTGAAACAAGAGCTCTAATTGACCAGCAATTAAGAGATGCTGGATGGGAAGCAGATACAATAAAGTTTAATTATAAATCAAATAAAACTATGCCTGAAAAAGGTAGATTTATGGCAATTGCAGAATGGCCATGTATAAAAGAAGATGGGAAAAATGGATATGTAGATTATGCTCTTTTTTATGGAAATACTCTATATGGAACTTTAGAAGCTAAAAGAAAAAAAGTTGATATAGGCAATGCTTTAAGAAGAGAAAGTAGAATGTATTCCAAAGGAGTGATGATATTAGATGGAATTAAACTTTGCGAAGGAGCTCCTTTTTTAGATGAATATAAAGCTCCATTTATGTTTTCAAGTAATGGACGAGCTTATAATAAGGAATTAATTGATAAATCAGGAATATGGTTTTTAGATGGAAGAAGACAGAAAAATTCTCCTAAAGCTTTAAAAGGATTTTATTCTCCAAGAGATCTTAAAGAATTATTAGCTAAAGATGAGATGTTAGCAAATAAAATTTTGCAGGAAGAACCTATGGAATATCTAAAATCTAAAAGTGGATTAGGTCTTAGAAATTATCAGATTGAAGCAGTAAAAGCTGTGGAAGAAGCTTTGATAAGAGGACAGAATAAAGTTCTTTTGACTATGGCTACTGGAACTGGAAAAACAAGAACTGCTCTGGCTATCTTGTATAGGTTACTGAAAAGTAAAAAATACAATAGAATATTATTTGTAGTAGATAGAGCAAGTTTAGGTGAACAAGCAAAAGATACTTTTGATAATGTCAAAGTAGATCAACAATTAAAAATTTCTGAAATTTATGATATTAAAGGATTAAAAGATAAAAAGCCAGAAGATACTACAAAAATACATGTAGCTACTGTTCAAGGACTTATGAAAAGAGTACTATACTCAAATGATGATACAGTTACAGTAGGACAATATGATTGTATTGTAATAGATGAAGCTCATAGAGGATATATTTTAGATAGAATTCCGACTGAAGAAGAAGCGGTTTTTAATGATGAAAAAGAATATCAGAGTAAATATCGTAGTGTGGTAGATTATTTTGAGGCTGATAAAATAGCTCTAACAGCTACTCCAGCAGTTCATACTTATGAAATATTTGGTGAACCTGTATATCAATATTCATATAGACAGGCTGTTTTAGATGGACATCTTGTTGATTTTGAACCACCTTACAGAATTATAACAAAGTTATCTAGTGATGGAATACATTTTGAAAAAGGAGCTGAAGTAAAAGTTTTTGACTCAGAAACACAAGAGATAAAAGTTATAAAAGATTTAGAAGATGAATTGGATTTTGATGTAGACAAATTTAATACTAAAGTTATAACAGAAGGATTTAATAGAGCTGTTTGTTCTGCATTGGCAAATTATATAAATCCAGAAGGCCCTGAAAAAACTCTTATTTTCGCAGCTACTGATGAACATGCAGATATGTTAGTTAGAATATTGAGGGAAGAATTCGATAAACTTGAGATGTATTCTATGAATAATGATATGATAGAAAAAATTACAGGGTCAGTAAAAGATGTAGATAAGCTTATAAAAAAATTTAAAAATGAAAATTATCCAACAATAGCAATTACAGTAGATCTTTTAACTACAGGAATAGATGTTCCTAAAATTTGTAATCTTGTATTTTTAAGAAAGGTAAAAAGTAGAATTCTTTATGAACAAATGATAGGAAGAGCTACAAGATTATGCGAAGAGATAAATAAAGAATATTTTAAAATTTATGACGCAGTTGATATCTATCCAGATTTAAAAGACTATACAGATATGAAACCAGTTGTAGCAAATCCTAAAATAAATTTGAAAAAACTCCTTGGAGATTTGGATAAAATTGATGGAAATGATAAAAATATGGAGTATCTTTTAGATGAAGTAGTTGGAAGAATTCAAAGAAAGAAGAATAGAATAAAAAAAGCTGGTTCAGATCATTTAAAAGTTTTTTCTAACTATATAAGAGGAGAAGAAGTTTCTGATATTGATGAATATGTAGATTATCTGAAAAATACTCCAAAAGAAAAAATCTATGAAACATTGATGAAAGAACAAAAATTTCTTTTACATTTAGATGAACTAAAAATAGCAGAAAAAGAAAAAGTAATTTCTGAACATGCAGATGAAATAAAATATATTAGACAAGATTTTGGAAAAGCTGAGAGACCAGAAGACTATTTGGAAGGTTTTAGAGAATATGTTTTAAATTCTTCTGACAAAATAGAAGCAATTAAGATATTGAAAAAATCACCTCAAGATTTTAAAAAAACAGATTTAGAAGAAATTATAAAAGTTCTGGATATAGAAGGATATAATAAAGCAAGTTTAAATGCTGCATATAAACAAGTTAGAAATGAGGATATTTTAGCAGATATGCTGACTTTTATTAAAAATGCAATATATGGATCTCCTATAGTAGATAGAGAAAAAAAAATAAATGATGTTATGATTAAAATAAAAAGACTAAAAAATTGGTCTCCAAAACAAAAAATTATTCTTGAAAGAATAGAAAGTCTGTTAAGAAGTGATGGATATTTAACTAAGGAAGACTTTGAAGCTGGAATATTAAAAGAAACATATGGAGGATATTCAAAAGTTGATAAGAATTTAGAAGGCATGTTAGATGAAATTTTAAATGTAATTAGCAAGGAAATAATATTAAACTAG